The sequence below is a genomic window from Thermodesulfobacteriota bacterium.
CACCATTTTATTTCTTTGGGCTTCCTTTCTTGTTTGCGGATCCAGGAGTTAATATTGAATCGCTTGGAACTAAAGAGCTCAACGGAACACAGTACAATGTTATTAAAGTTACCTATGACCCTGGAATAGGCGACACCCCTGACGATGATTATGTCGTCTACCTAGATAAAGATACTAATCAGATAAAGCTAGTTCATTACATTGTCACCTACCCTCCGCTAATGCAGGGAAAGTCTGTAGATGAGTTAGAGCGTCACGCGGCAGTGTATGAAGAGTGGCAGGAAGTTGGCGGTCTTGTGGTGCCAAAAAAGCTTAGCTTTTACGAATGGTCGGATGATCAATTGGGAGATAGCGCTCGTGGTTATATGACTTTTGAAGATGTAACATTTAGCGTGCAAACTCCAGATCCTAAAATCTTTGAAATGCCAGATGGTGCTGTAGTGGATAACTCTCACAAAGCACAATAGAAAAATTTCTTTATTATGGCATAATTAAGACTCCCAAAAACGCAAATCCAAGGAGGAGTGTAATTATGGCCAGAAAAGGTTTTAGAGTAGAAAGCGATTCTATGGGGGAAATGTCCGTCCCTCAAGACGCATACTATGGAGCTCAGACCGCTAGAGCTATAGAGAATTTTCCAATCAGCGGAATCAGAAAACACAGCCTACTAGTCCAGGCTATGGGTATGATCAAGCAGGCTGCGGCAGAGTCCAACATGGAGTTAGGGCTTATCAGCAAAAAACATGGCCGGGCAATTGTTAAAGCTGCGCAAGAAGTAATTGACGGCAAGCTTGATGATCACTTTGTATTAGATGTTTTCCAGACAGGTTCTGGAACATCAACTAACATGAATACCAATGAAGTAATTGCAAATAGAGCTAACGAAATATTAGGGATTAAGAAAGGAAGTAAAACCGGTGTTCATCCAAACGATCATGTTAATTATGGTCAGTCAAGTAATGACGTTTATCCAACCGCAATACACGTATCCGCAATTCTTGCAATTGACGAGTATCTAATTCCTGGTCTTAAAAACCTACAAAAAGCGCTTTCTGCAAAAGCGCGTCAATTTGATAAGATCGTTAAAATTGGAAGAACACACTTGCAAGACGCGACCCCTGTAAGACTCGGTCAGGAATTCGGCGGCTACGCCAGTATGATTGAGCATGGTATGAAACGTGTAGAGAGAGCAAAAGATGAACTATCAGAGCTAGCAATAGGCGGTACAGCAGTTGGGACAGGTATCAACACTCACCCTAGATTCGCCAGATTGGTCGCAAAAAGATTAAGCAAGATGACCAAAGCTAAACTAAGAGAGGCAGACAATCACTTTG
It includes:
- a CDS encoding DUF6503 family protein translates to MKRVFSIIVLSTALILPLTLFSSAQLDESYEAHGGLETFQKYGGLEYDQQMVISGVINVSDNQVFDLKSRKALITSDKYTVGFDGNEAWITPNVQALGIPPRFYALTPFYFFGLPFLFADPGVNIESLGTKELNGTQYNVIKVTYDPGIGDTPDDDYVVYLDKDTNQIKLVHYIVTYPPLMQGKSVDELERHAAVYEEWQEVGGLVVPKKLSFYEWSDDQLGDSARGYMTFEDVTFSVQTPDPKIFEMPDGAVVDNSHKAQ
- a CDS encoding class II fumarate hydratase, whose translation is MARKGFRVESDSMGEMSVPQDAYYGAQTARAIENFPISGIRKHSLLVQAMGMIKQAAAESNMELGLISKKHGRAIVKAAQEVIDGKLDDHFVLDVFQTGSGTSTNMNTNEVIANRANEILGIKKGSKTGVHPNDHVNYGQSSNDVYPTAIHVSAILAIDEYLIPGLKNLQKALSAKARQFDKIVKIGRTHLQDATPVRLGQEFGGYASMIEHGMKRVERAKDELSELAIGGTAVGTGINTHPRFARLVAKRLSKMTKAKLREADNHFEAQGSKDAVVDASGSLRTLAVSLMKIANDIRWLGSGPRCGIGEIMIPPVQPGSSIMPGKVNPVIPEAVCQVAAQVIGNDLTISIGGQFGNFELNVMMPVKGHNLLQSIELMARASNVFADKCIKGIKADKKRCEEMIEQSLAMCTSLAPVIGYDNAAKIAKEAYATGKTVRQVALEQKVLPAEKLNELLDPWSMTEPGTKK